The Flavobacterium piscisymbiosum genome includes a region encoding these proteins:
- a CDS encoding anthranilate synthase component I family protein produces the protein MKPFILNTHYKQILADTITPVSIYFKIRDKFPNSLLLESSDYHGNDNSFSYICCNPIATIKIENEIISKTFPDGTTEQIAIDASTNIPQVIQEFSSQFQSEKNDFKFINNGLFGYISYDAVRYFEKVSIAKKDTATLIPDVFYAVYQNIIAINHFKNEAYIFCHSVEGKNNISEIEQLLQSRNIASYKFSKEGEGFSNLTDEEFKHNVALAKKHCFRGDVFQLVLSRRFTQGFKGDEFNVYRALRSINPSPYLFFFDYGDFKIFGSSPEAQIIVKNRKAEIHPIAGTFKRTGNDERDAVLAKQLSEDKKENSEHVMLVDLARNDLSRNGHDVNVEKYREVQFFSHVIHLVSKVTGHLHEKATTMQVVADTFPAGTLSGAPKHRAMQLIEDYEKTNRNFYGGAIGFMDFEGNFNHAIMIRTFLSKNHQLHCQAGAGIVASSDEESEMQEVYNKLRALNTALEMAEKI, from the coding sequence TTGAAACCTTTTATACTCAACACACACTACAAACAAATTCTGGCAGATACGATCACACCGGTAAGTATTTATTTTAAAATAAGAGATAAATTCCCAAATAGTTTATTACTGGAAAGTAGTGATTATCACGGAAATGATAACAGTTTCTCCTACATCTGCTGCAACCCGATTGCAACGATTAAAATCGAAAATGAAATCATCTCAAAAACTTTTCCTGACGGAACAACAGAGCAAATTGCAATCGATGCTTCTACCAATATCCCTCAGGTAATTCAGGAATTTTCAAGTCAGTTTCAATCAGAAAAAAACGATTTTAAATTCATCAATAATGGTTTATTCGGATACATTTCTTACGATGCTGTTCGTTATTTCGAGAAGGTTTCGATTGCAAAAAAAGATACGGCAACTTTAATTCCGGATGTCTTTTATGCGGTTTACCAAAATATTATCGCGATCAATCACTTCAAAAACGAAGCGTATATTTTCTGCCACAGCGTAGAAGGAAAAAATAATATCTCAGAAATCGAACAATTATTACAATCCAGAAATATTGCATCATACAAATTCTCTAAAGAAGGTGAAGGTTTCTCTAACTTAACCGATGAGGAATTTAAGCATAATGTGGCTTTAGCCAAAAAGCATTGTTTCCGTGGAGATGTTTTTCAATTAGTACTTTCTCGCCGTTTTACACAAGGCTTTAAAGGTGATGAATTTAATGTTTACAGAGCTTTAAGAAGCATCAACCCATCTCCTTATTTATTCTTTTTTGATTATGGAGATTTCAAAATATTTGGGTCTTCGCCCGAAGCACAAATTATCGTAAAAAACAGAAAAGCCGAAATTCATCCCATCGCCGGAACTTTTAAAAGAACCGGAAATGACGAACGCGATGCGGTTTTAGCCAAACAACTTTCTGAAGATAAAAAAGAAAATAGTGAACACGTAATGTTAGTCGATTTAGCCAGAAATGATTTAAGCCGAAATGGTCATGATGTAAACGTAGAAAAATATAGAGAAGTTCAGTTTTTCTCGCATGTAATTCACCTGGTTTCTAAAGTTACAGGTCATTTACATGAAAAAGCTACCACAATGCAAGTAGTTGCAGATACTTTCCCAGCAGGAACGTTAAGCGGCGCACCAAAACACAGAGCGATGCAATTGATTGAAGATTACGAAAAAACGAATCGTAATTTTTACGGAGGGGCAATTGGTTTCATGGATTTTGAAGGCAACTTTAATCACGCAATTATGATTCGAACTTTCCTGAGTAAAAATCACCAATTACATTGTCAGGCCGGAGCCGGAATCGTAGCGAGTTCTGACGAAGAAAGTGAAATGCAGGAAGTTTATAATAAATTAAGAGCATTGAATACAGCGCTGGAAATGGCCGAGAAAATATAG
- the trpC gene encoding indole-3-glycerol phosphate synthase TrpC yields MNILDKIIFDKQREVVLKKSIIPVSQLESSVFFGRETISLSQKLRTSSTGIIAEHKRRSPSKSVINHSFTVEEVVKGYENAGACGISVLTDGKYFGGSLDDLLLARASVNIPLLRKEFIVDEYQILEAKAFGTDLILLIAAVLTREEIKSLSEFAKKLGLEVLLEVHNQEELEKSIMPSLDMIGVNNRNLKTFEVSLDFSKQLASQIPNDFVKVSESGISSIEAISELRPYGYNGFLIGENFMKTDNAGEAATEFINKL; encoded by the coding sequence ATGAATATTTTAGATAAAATAATATTTGATAAACAAAGAGAAGTCGTTCTAAAAAAATCGATTATTCCGGTTTCGCAATTGGAAAGTTCTGTATTTTTTGGAAGAGAAACGATTTCTTTAAGTCAAAAACTAAGAACAAGTTCTACGGGAATTATTGCAGAACACAAACGTCGTTCTCCATCAAAATCTGTAATCAATCACAGTTTTACAGTTGAAGAAGTAGTAAAAGGTTATGAAAATGCAGGCGCTTGCGGTATTTCGGTTTTAACAGACGGAAAATATTTCGGCGGTTCTCTTGACGATTTACTTTTGGCCAGAGCGAGCGTTAATATTCCGCTTTTGCGAAAAGAATTTATTGTCGATGAATACCAAATTTTGGAAGCAAAAGCTTTTGGTACCGATTTAATTTTATTGATCGCAGCAGTTTTAACGCGCGAAGAAATAAAATCATTATCAGAATTTGCCAAGAAATTAGGTTTAGAAGTTTTACTTGAAGTTCACAATCAGGAAGAGTTAGAAAAATCGATTATGCCGAGTCTAGACATGATTGGTGTGAATAACAGAAACTTAAAAACATTTGAAGTAAGCTTAGATTTCAGCAAACAATTGGCATCGCAAATTCCAAATGATTTTGTGAAAGTTTCCGAAAGCGGCATTTCATCTATCGAAGCGATTTCAGAACTTAGACCTTACGGTTACAACGGATTTTTAATTGGAGAAAACTTCATGAAAACCGACAACGCAGGAGAAGCAGCAACTGAGTTTATAAACAAATTGTAA
- a CDS encoding YceI family protein, giving the protein MKNLKTIAIALFVAAASISVNAQTKKIDVKASTIKWVGKKVTGEHSGTVNFKDGAVVFKGKKLTGGSFTVDMTSLTSTDLTGEYQGKLNGHLKADDFFGTDKFPTAKLVFKTIGAKSTDVYTVTADLTIKGITKPVTFDITVAGNTATTAFKVDRTKYDIKYNSGNFFQNLGDKTINDDFELTVALKF; this is encoded by the coding sequence ATGAAAAATTTAAAAACAATTGCAATAGCATTATTCGTAGCAGCGGCTAGTATTTCAGTAAATGCTCAAACTAAAAAAATCGACGTAAAAGCATCTACTATCAAATGGGTAGGTAAAAAAGTAACTGGAGAACACTCTGGAACTGTAAACTTTAAAGACGGAGCTGTAGTATTTAAAGGAAAAAAATTAACTGGTGGTTCTTTCACTGTTGATATGACTTCATTAACTTCTACAGATTTAACTGGAGAATACCAAGGAAAATTGAATGGTCACTTGAAAGCTGACGATTTCTTTGGAACTGACAAATTCCCAACTGCAAAATTAGTTTTCAAAACTATTGGAGCTAAATCTACTGATGTTTACACAGTAACTGCTGATTTAACTATCAAAGGAATCACTAAACCTGTAACTTTTGACATCACTGTAGCCGGAAACACTGCTACAACAGCTTTCAAAGTTGACAGAACTAAATACGATATCAAATACAACTCTGGTAACTTCTTCCAAAACTTAGGAGACAAAACTATCAATGACGATTTTGAATTGACTGTAGCTTTAAAATTCTAA
- a CDS encoding glycerol-3-phosphate dehydrogenase/oxidase has product MKRSEQLSKLKDTEKWDVIVIGGGASGLGTALDAASRGYKTILVEAVDFAKGTSSRSTKLVHGGVRYLEQGDVHLVREALKERGLMAQNAGHLVKNQSFVIPNYNWWGGYFYTIGLTIYDLLAGRLSLGRSKYISKRKTIEMLPNVQEKGLSSGVIYHDGQFDDSRLAINIAQTAAEKGACIINYCKVVNLLKDDNNQVTGVQVLDQESGEKYDLKGSAIINATGVFTNAIMKLNDTVYKKYIVPSQGIHLVFDKSFLPGDHALMIPKTSDGRVLFAVPWHNRIVVGTTDTLIKKQSLEPIALESEIEFVLETAQRFLAKKPTRADVLSVFAGLRPLAAPEEEGKSTKEVSRSHKIIVSETGLITITGGKWTTYRKIAEDIIDKAIKTRKIPAKGCNTEHLAIHGNQPTTTLDRENHLYIYGSDIPKIRQLQQSEPELKEKVHPDHEFTMAEVAWAIRYEMARTVDDILARRVRLLFLDARAAVQSSEKVARLLAKELGHDEAWITQEIENFKEISKGFFLSEFR; this is encoded by the coding sequence ATGAAACGTTCAGAACAGTTATCGAAACTAAAAGACACTGAAAAGTGGGATGTAATTGTAATAGGAGGCGGAGCAAGCGGTTTAGGAACTGCTCTTGACGCAGCAAGCAGAGGCTACAAAACAATTTTGGTCGAAGCAGTAGATTTCGCCAAAGGAACTTCAAGCCGAAGCACAAAATTAGTTCACGGTGGTGTACGCTACTTAGAACAAGGAGACGTGCACTTAGTAAGAGAAGCTCTTAAAGAAAGAGGTTTAATGGCACAAAATGCCGGGCACTTAGTAAAAAACCAATCCTTTGTAATTCCTAATTACAATTGGTGGGGCGGTTATTTTTACACTATTGGTTTAACCATTTATGATTTATTGGCCGGACGTTTGAGTTTGGGCCGTTCAAAATATATTTCGAAAAGAAAAACAATCGAAATGCTTCCTAACGTACAGGAAAAAGGTTTATCAAGCGGTGTGATTTATCATGACGGACAATTTGATGATTCGCGACTTGCCATAAATATTGCTCAGACTGCAGCCGAAAAAGGCGCCTGTATTATAAATTATTGCAAAGTTGTCAATTTATTAAAAGACGATAACAATCAAGTTACCGGTGTTCAGGTGCTGGATCAGGAAAGTGGAGAAAAATATGATTTGAAAGGATCTGCTATTATAAATGCAACGGGAGTTTTTACCAATGCGATAATGAAACTAAACGATACTGTTTATAAAAAATATATCGTTCCGAGTCAGGGAATTCATCTGGTTTTTGATAAATCATTTTTACCCGGTGATCATGCATTAATGATTCCTAAAACAAGTGACGGCAGAGTTTTGTTTGCTGTGCCATGGCATAACCGAATCGTAGTAGGAACAACAGATACATTAATCAAAAAACAAAGCTTAGAGCCTATTGCCTTAGAAAGCGAAATTGAATTTGTACTGGAAACAGCACAACGCTTTTTAGCAAAAAAACCAACGAGAGCCGACGTTTTATCTGTTTTTGCAGGTTTGCGTCCTTTAGCTGCTCCTGAAGAAGAAGGAAAAAGCACGAAAGAAGTTTCAAGAAGTCATAAAATCATAGTTTCTGAAACTGGTTTAATCACCATAACAGGTGGAAAATGGACCACTTACAGAAAAATTGCCGAAGACATTATCGACAAAGCAATTAAAACAAGAAAAATACCGGCAAAAGGATGTAATACAGAGCACCTTGCTATTCATGGGAATCAGCCTACAACAACTTTAGACAGAGAAAACCACTTATATATTTATGGTTCTGATATTCCTAAAATACGTCAATTGCAACAAAGCGAGCCAGAATTAAAGGAAAAAGTACATCCGGATCACGAGTTTACAATGGCAGAAGTAGCGTGGGCGATTCGATACGAAATGGCAAGAACTGTAGATGATATTCTGGCAAGACGTGTTCGTTTATTATTCTTAGACGCCAGAGCTGCAGTTCAGTCTTCTGAAAAAGTAGCACGATTATTAGCGAAAGAATTAGGACATGACGAAGCCTGGATAACTCAGGAAATTGAAAATTTCAAAGAAATTTCAAAAGGATTTTTTCTGTCAGAATTTCGATAG
- the trpD gene encoding anthranilate phosphoribosyltransferase has protein sequence MKNILNKLINHEVLSKEEAKNVLINISSGQYNPSQISAFLTVFMMRSITIDELSGFREALLELCVRVDLSAYNTIDLCGTGGDGKDTFNISTLASFISAGAGIKVAKHGNYGVSSISGSSNVMEKMGIKFSNDASFLEKCIDKAGICVLHAPLFHPAMKNVGPIRKELAVKTFFNMLGPMVNPSFPQNQLVGVFNLELARMYAYLYQNTDINFTILHSLDGYDEISLTGPTKTITSHMEGMLKPEDFGVRLLLQSEIEGGKTIEESAEMFTNIISGKGTEAQNNVVLANAAMAIATVTKCSPIEGFELAKESLFSGKGLKALTTLQDLSK, from the coding sequence ATGAAAAATATATTAAATAAATTAATCAACCACGAAGTCCTTTCAAAAGAAGAGGCAAAAAACGTATTGATTAATATCTCAAGCGGTCAATACAATCCGAGCCAGATTTCGGCATTTTTGACCGTATTTATGATGCGAAGCATTACAATCGATGAACTTTCGGGATTTCGTGAAGCTTTATTAGAGTTATGCGTTCGTGTTGATTTATCAGCTTACAACACCATCGATTTATGTGGAACGGGTGGTGACGGAAAAGATACTTTCAACATCTCGACTTTAGCTTCATTCATATCCGCCGGAGCGGGAATAAAAGTAGCCAAACACGGAAATTACGGAGTTTCTTCGATTTCAGGATCAAGCAACGTGATGGAAAAAATGGGAATTAAATTCAGTAATGACGCTTCGTTTTTAGAAAAATGTATTGACAAAGCCGGAATCTGTGTTTTACACGCTCCCCTATTTCACCCGGCAATGAAAAATGTTGGACCAATCAGAAAAGAATTAGCGGTAAAAACATTCTTTAATATGTTGGGGCCAATGGTAAATCCATCATTCCCACAGAATCAATTGGTTGGTGTTTTCAATCTTGAATTAGCCAGAATGTATGCTTATTTATATCAAAATACCGATATCAATTTTACCATTTTACATTCGCTTGACGGATATGACGAAATCTCTTTAACCGGTCCAACCAAAACGATAACATCACATATGGAAGGCATGCTAAAACCGGAAGATTTTGGCGTTAGACTTTTATTGCAAAGTGAAATCGAAGGCGGAAAAACCATCGAAGAATCGGCTGAAATGTTTACCAATATCATTTCAGGAAAGGGAACCGAAGCACAGAATAATGTGGTTTTAGCCAATGCTGCAATGGCAATCGCAACGGTTACAAAGTGTTCTCCAATAGAAGGTTTTGAATTAGCCAAAGAAAGTCTTTTCTCCGGAAAAGGGCTAAAAGCACTGACAACTTTACAAGATTTAAGTAAATAA
- a CDS encoding anthranilate synthase component II codes for MKKILVIDNYDSFTYNLVHYLEDLNCEVTVYRNDEFEIDEIASFDKILLSPGPGIPDEAGLLKAVIAKYAPTKSILGVCLGQQAIGEVFGGTLSNLDKVYHGVATNVKTVVSDEILFEGLGNEFEVGRYHSWVVDANLPDALEATSIDENGQIMSLRHKTFDVRGVQFHPESVLTPKGKLILENWINS; via the coding sequence ATGAAAAAAATATTAGTTATAGACAATTACGATAGTTTCACTTATAATTTAGTGCACTATTTGGAAGATTTAAACTGCGAAGTTACCGTATACAGAAATGACGAATTCGAAATTGACGAAATAGCTTCGTTCGATAAAATATTACTTTCTCCAGGTCCTGGAATCCCGGATGAAGCAGGATTATTAAAAGCGGTGATTGCAAAATATGCACCAACAAAAAGTATTCTTGGCGTTTGTTTAGGTCAACAAGCGATTGGAGAAGTTTTTGGCGGAACACTTTCGAATCTTGACAAAGTGTACCACGGTGTTGCAACGAATGTAAAAACAGTAGTTTCCGATGAAATTTTGTTTGAAGGTTTAGGCAATGAATTCGAAGTGGGACGTTATCACTCCTGGGTTGTAGACGCTAATTTACCAGACGCTCTTGAAGCTACTTCAATAGACGAAAACGGACAAATTATGTCTTTAAGACATAAAACTTTTGACGTAAGAGGTGTTCAGTTTCATCCGGAAAGCGTTTTAACTCCAAAAGGAAAATTGATTTTAGAAAACTGGATTAATAGTTAG
- the glpK gene encoding glycerol kinase GlpK, translating to MENKLILALDQGTTSSRAILFNHGGEIVSLSQKPFEQIFPKPGWVEHDPNEIWSSQISTAAEVIAKVGISGREVAAIGITNQRETTIVWDRETSEPIYNAIVWQDRRTAKFCDELKAQGHADMIQKKTGLILDAYFSGTKVKWILDNVPGARKKAEEGKLCFGTVDTWLIWKLTRSKLFMTDVSNASRTLLFNIHTLEWDNELLELFDIPRAMLPEVKQSSEIYGETCTTLFATKIPIAGVAGDQQAALFGQLCTSSGMVKNTYGTGCFMLMNTGEKPIQSTNNLLTTVAWKINGKTTYALEGSVFVGGAAVQWLRDGAKMINSSEEIESLAASVPDNGGVYFVPALTGLGAPYWDQYARGAMFGITRGTTNAHIARATLEGIAYQVNDLVKAMEADFGDEGKELRVDGGAATNNLLMQFQSDIFEKTVTRPKTLETTALGAAYLAGLAVGYWKNLDELKEQWSIDKVFSPKMEKTKVDSLVKNWNKAVGRASHWIED from the coding sequence ATGGAGAACAAATTAATTTTAGCTCTTGACCAGGGGACAACTTCCTCCAGAGCGATTCTCTTTAATCATGGCGGAGAAATCGTAAGTCTTTCTCAAAAACCATTTGAACAAATTTTCCCAAAACCAGGATGGGTAGAACATGACCCTAACGAAATCTGGTCTTCGCAAATAAGCACAGCTGCAGAAGTAATTGCAAAAGTAGGAATCTCTGGTAGAGAAGTTGCAGCAATTGGAATCACCAATCAGCGTGAAACTACTATTGTATGGGACAGAGAAACGAGTGAACCAATTTATAATGCCATCGTTTGGCAAGATCGCAGAACAGCAAAATTTTGTGACGAACTAAAAGCACAAGGTCATGCCGATATGATTCAGAAAAAAACAGGTTTAATTCTGGATGCTTATTTCTCAGGAACAAAAGTAAAATGGATTTTAGATAATGTTCCCGGAGCGCGTAAAAAAGCAGAAGAAGGAAAACTTTGTTTTGGAACTGTTGATACGTGGTTAATCTGGAAATTAACCCGCAGCAAATTGTTCATGACGGATGTTTCTAATGCCAGCAGAACTTTATTATTCAACATTCATACTTTAGAATGGGACAATGAATTACTAGAATTATTCGATATCCCGAGAGCAATGCTTCCGGAAGTAAAACAAAGCAGTGAAATTTACGGAGAAACCTGCACTACTCTATTTGCAACCAAGATTCCTATTGCAGGAGTTGCCGGGGATCAGCAAGCAGCACTTTTTGGTCAGCTGTGTACCAGTTCAGGAATGGTAAAAAACACTTACGGAACAGGTTGTTTTATGCTAATGAACACCGGCGAAAAACCTATTCAGTCTACCAATAATTTATTGACTACGGTAGCCTGGAAAATCAACGGAAAAACAACGTATGCTTTAGAAGGAAGTGTTTTTGTTGGAGGAGCCGCTGTACAATGGTTACGAGACGGAGCAAAAATGATTAATTCATCAGAAGAAATAGAATCTTTGGCAGCAAGCGTACCGGACAACGGCGGAGTTTATTTCGTTCCTGCTTTAACTGGTTTAGGAGCTCCGTACTGGGATCAATATGCGAGAGGTGCAATGTTTGGCATTACAAGAGGAACTACCAATGCACATATCGCACGAGCAACCCTAGAAGGAATTGCCTATCAGGTAAATGACTTAGTGAAAGCGATGGAAGCAGATTTTGGAGACGAAGGAAAAGAACTAAGAGTTGACGGAGGAGCTGCAACAAATAATTTATTGATGCAATTTCAATCGGATATTTTTGAAAAAACAGTTACACGACCAAAAACACTTGAAACAACTGCTCTTGGAGCTGCTTATTTAGCAGGACTTGCTGTAGGCTACTGGAAAAACCTGGATGAACTGAAAGAGCAATGGTCTATAGATAAGGTATTTTCTCCGAAAATGGAAAAAACAAAAGTAGACAGTCTTGTAAAGAACTGGAACAAAGCAGTAGGACGCGCATCTCATTGGATTGAAGACTAA
- a CDS encoding GNAT family N-acetyltransferase, protein MEITISATKEINIEDILILYKANEWSSANKPNELYNALTNSETLITAWEGKKLVGLGNAISDGFLTVYYPHLLVLPEYQGKGIGKLIMDKMQEKYSHFHMQMLTADGRSVDFYKKNGFERAGKTEPMWIYQGNEH, encoded by the coding sequence ATGGAAATAACTATTTCAGCAACCAAAGAAATCAATATCGAAGATATACTGATTTTATATAAAGCAAACGAATGGAGTTCGGCTAATAAACCAAACGAATTATACAATGCTCTTACCAATTCAGAAACTTTAATTACGGCTTGGGAAGGAAAAAAATTAGTCGGACTGGGGAATGCGATTTCTGATGGATTTTTAACGGTTTATTATCCGCATTTATTAGTACTTCCGGAATATCAGGGAAAAGGAATTGGAAAATTGATTATGGATAAAATGCAGGAGAAATACAGTCACTTTCACATGCAAATGTTAACCGCCGACGGAAGATCAGTTGATTTCTACAAGAAAAATGGATTTGAAAGAGCCGGAAAAACAGAACCCATGTGGATTTATCAGGGGAATGAACATTAA
- a CDS encoding MIP/aquaporin family protein has protein sequence MTPFIAEILGTMVMILLGNGVVANVNLKGTNGNSSGWIVITTAWAFAVFVGVTIAGPVSGAHLNPVVTLGLALIGKFSWSLVPTYILGEMIGAMLGAFLVWLSHKDHFAATEDEGAKLSCFSTGPAIKNNFSNLLSEAIATFVLIFSIFYIAGPSLQIADSNATIGLGTIGALPVAIVVWAIGLSLGGTTGYAINPARDLGPRIMHAILPIKGSSNWGYAWIPIVGPIIGASLAAALYLTLN, from the coding sequence ATGACTCCCTTTATAGCAGAAATTTTAGGTACAATGGTAATGATTTTATTAGGAAATGGCGTTGTAGCAAACGTCAACCTAAAAGGTACCAACGGAAACAGTTCAGGTTGGATTGTAATTACTACGGCGTGGGCATTTGCCGTTTTTGTAGGTGTAACTATTGCAGGACCAGTTAGCGGGGCACATTTAAACCCTGTAGTTACTCTTGGATTGGCACTTATAGGAAAGTTTAGCTGGAGCTTAGTTCCTACTTATATCCTTGGTGAAATGATTGGGGCAATGTTAGGTGCTTTTTTAGTGTGGTTATCACATAAAGACCATTTTGCCGCAACAGAAGATGAAGGCGCAAAACTCTCTTGTTTTTCTACAGGACCTGCGATCAAAAACAATTTTTCGAATTTGTTAAGTGAAGCAATTGCAACTTTCGTTTTGATTTTTTCAATATTCTACATTGCAGGACCTAGTTTACAAATTGCAGACAGTAATGCAACAATTGGTTTAGGAACTATAGGCGCACTTCCTGTTGCTATAGTAGTATGGGCAATTGGTCTCTCATTAGGAGGTACGACCGGATATGCCATAAACCCTGCAAGGGATTTAGGACCAAGAATCATGCATGCTATTTTACCTATAAAAGGAAGTAGTAACTGGGGATACGCCTGGATACCTATTGTAGGCCCAATAATAGGAGCTTCGTTGGCGGCTGCATTATACCTCACACTTAATTAA
- a CDS encoding NAD(P)H-dependent oxidoreductase, with the protein MSTLLDNLNWRYATKKFDATKKISSEDLNTLKEAVRLAASSYGLQPYKVVIVENPEIREQLKAAAYGQTQITDSSQLFIFANDLNAGAESVDAYIKNISETRGVPAEALGGFADMMNGVISNLSQDAKNIWTAKQTYIALGTLLAAAAELKIDATPMEGFNPAAFNEILGFDKLGLNASVIATVGYRHTEDDTQHYKKVRKSHEELFITI; encoded by the coding sequence ATGAGCACATTATTAGACAATCTAAATTGGAGATATGCAACAAAGAAGTTTGATGCGACAAAAAAAATATCTTCAGAAGATTTAAATACTTTAAAAGAAGCTGTTAGACTGGCTGCTTCTTCATACGGATTACAACCTTATAAAGTTGTGATCGTAGAAAATCCTGAAATTAGAGAACAATTGAAAGCTGCTGCTTACGGGCAAACTCAAATTACAGATTCATCTCAGCTATTTATTTTTGCTAACGACTTAAATGCCGGAGCAGAATCTGTAGATGCTTACATCAAAAACATTAGCGAAACAAGAGGTGTTCCTGCTGAAGCTTTAGGCGGATTTGCAGATATGATGAATGGTGTGATTTCGAACTTATCACAAGATGCTAAAAATATCTGGACTGCAAAACAAACTTATATTGCTTTAGGAACATTATTGGCTGCTGCTGCTGAGTTGAAAATCGACGCAACTCCAATGGAAGGTTTTAATCCTGCTGCATTCAACGAAATCTTAGGTTTCGACAAATTAGGCTTAAACGCATCAGTAATTGCAACTGTTGGTTACAGACATACTGAAGATGACACGCAACATTACAAAAAAGTTAGAAAATCTCACGAAGAATTATTTATCACTATATAA
- a CDS encoding DeoR/GlpR family DNA-binding transcription regulator, translating to MVIINKRQEEILKELDKNGHVNVADLCEILNVSTVTIRKDLNFLENEKLLHRTHGGASKQPIYAFERDLSDKEGLQVEQKKQIAREALKYINNFDYIILGSGSNVHYLAQIISGFQKLTVITPSLKVSLELSKEANVDTIQLGGDVRKSSNSAVGPISEAILSQFSCNKLFLGADGLHLDFGLSTSNALEAHLNQAMISVAEKVIILVDSTKMNVRGFGKICNLDKIDVLITDDGIDIETKTKLEEIGVEVIIASK from the coding sequence ATGGTTATTATAAATAAAAGACAAGAAGAAATACTTAAGGAACTGGATAAAAACGGACATGTAAATGTGGCGGATTTATGTGAAATACTAAATGTTTCAACCGTAACGATACGAAAGGATCTGAATTTTTTAGAAAATGAAAAATTGCTCCACCGTACACATGGAGGTGCAAGTAAGCAGCCTATTTATGCTTTCGAAAGAGATTTAAGCGATAAAGAAGGACTGCAGGTAGAACAGAAAAAACAGATAGCAAGAGAGGCTTTAAAGTATATTAATAATTTTGATTACATCATATTAGGCTCTGGATCTAATGTTCATTATCTGGCACAGATTATTTCTGGTTTTCAAAAGTTAACAGTGATTACACCTTCTTTAAAGGTGTCTTTAGAATTGAGTAAGGAAGCAAATGTAGATACAATTCAATTGGGGGGTGATGTTCGAAAGAGCTCAAACTCGGCGGTTGGTCCTATATCGGAAGCGATTTTGAGTCAGTTTTCTTGTAATAAATTGTTTTTAGGTGCAGACGGACTTCATTTAGATTTTGGATTAAGTACTTCAAATGCATTAGAAGCGCATCTTAATCAAGCCATGATTTCGGTTGCTGAAAAGGTAATTATTTTGGTAGATTCTACAAAAATGAATGTGAGAGGTTTTGGTAAGATTTGTAATTTAGATAAAATTGATGTTTTGATTACAGATGATGGTATCGATATCGAAACCAAAACGAAACTAGAAGAAATAGGAGTAGAGGTTATTATTGCTTCGAAATAG
- a CDS encoding MarR family winged helix-turn-helix transcriptional regulator: protein MTIEEVIKSTVKMDNAKKVILNIMYTQNVIQDHFNELIKPYDLSGEQYNVLRILRGQKGNPANMCVIQERMLAKTSNTTRLVDKLLLKDFVTRNVCPGNRRKIEVLITQKGLDVLKELDPKVDEHERTFAENISPEELELLNKLLEKYRTQQN, encoded by the coding sequence ATGACAATTGAAGAGGTTATAAAAAGTACAGTTAAGATGGATAATGCGAAAAAAGTTATTCTGAATATCATGTACACGCAAAATGTGATTCAGGATCATTTCAACGAGTTGATAAAACCGTATGATCTATCCGGAGAGCAATATAATGTGTTACGTATATTAAGAGGACAAAAAGGAAATCCTGCTAATATGTGTGTAATACAGGAACGTATGCTGGCTAAAACAAGTAATACAACCCGACTAGTAGACAAATTATTACTAAAGGATTTTGTTACCAGAAATGTTTGCCCTGGCAATAGACGTAAAATTGAAGTTTTAATCACCCAAAAGGGATTAGATGTATTGAAAGAATTAGACCCGAAGGTAGATGAACATGAGCGTACATTTGCTGAGAATATAAGTCCTGAAGAATTAGAATTACTGAATAAATTATTAGAAAAATACCGAACCCAACAAAATTAA